A stretch of Paenibacillus mucilaginosus 3016 DNA encodes these proteins:
- a CDS encoding aliphatic sulfonate ABC transporter substrate-binding protein: protein MTTQTTRKTRWLTALTGILLFSLPLLSACGKTEAVNGAAAAGSGTAVGAVKEKIVVNLGIQGSTNLFSYARDKKIFEEAFAKAGAEVKWHEFASGPPHFEALASGRLDFGSVGGTPVVSAQTGGVDFKAIAVTGDGKKGNAIVLPKGSTIKDIKELRGKKIAVAKGSSAYNFLYRTLEAAGLKDSDVKIIQLQPDEAKPALDTGAIDAWSVWEPYITTAVVQSKASILVSGQELGVVAPGFLVARTQFTEQHPELTVLFLKTYEELRQYYTSHYDEVTDHFVKTKKVDKEIVSTVLKKSEPLLSPITPEFAKAHQDQADFLFNAGAITKKLDTSKVLESKFVEQALKELKEGK, encoded by the coding sequence ATGACAACCCAGACCACCCGCAAGACCCGCTGGCTTACCGCCCTGACCGGCATTCTCCTCTTCTCTCTCCCTTTGCTTTCCGCGTGCGGCAAGACGGAAGCCGTGAACGGCGCGGCAGCCGCGGGCAGCGGCACTGCAGTCGGAGCCGTCAAAGAGAAGATCGTCGTCAACCTGGGCATCCAGGGTTCCACTAACCTGTTCTCTTACGCCCGGGACAAAAAGATCTTCGAAGAAGCCTTTGCCAAAGCCGGCGCCGAAGTGAAATGGCACGAATTCGCCAGCGGCCCGCCGCACTTCGAAGCACTCGCTTCCGGCCGCCTCGATTTCGGCAGCGTCGGCGGCACGCCCGTCGTATCCGCCCAGACCGGAGGCGTCGACTTCAAGGCGATCGCCGTGACCGGCGACGGCAAGAAGGGCAACGCTATCGTCCTGCCGAAGGGCAGCACCATTAAAGATATCAAAGAGCTCCGGGGCAAGAAGATTGCCGTGGCCAAAGGCAGCTCCGCCTATAACTTCCTCTACCGCACGCTGGAGGCGGCCGGACTGAAGGACTCCGACGTCAAGATCATCCAGCTGCAGCCCGACGAAGCGAAGCCGGCTCTCGATACCGGCGCCATCGATGCGTGGTCCGTCTGGGAGCCTTACATCACAACGGCCGTGGTCCAGAGCAAAGCGAGCATCCTTGTCTCCGGCCAAGAGCTCGGAGTCGTCGCGCCCGGCTTCCTCGTGGCCCGCACCCAGTTCACCGAGCAGCATCCCGAGCTCACCGTCCTGTTCCTCAAAACCTATGAAGAGCTACGGCAGTATTACACCTCCCATTATGATGAGGTGACGGATCACTTCGTGAAGACGAAGAAGGTTGACAAGGAAATCGTCTCGACCGTTCTGAAGAAATCCGAGCCGCTGCTCTCACCGATCACGCCTGAATTCGCCAAGGCACATCAGGATCAGGCGGACTTCCTCTTCAACGCCGGAGCGATCACCAAGAAGCTCGACACCTCGAAGGTGCTCGAAAGCAAATTCGTGGAGCAGGCCTTGAAGGAGCTGAAGGAAGGCAAATAA
- a CDS encoding HPr family phosphocarrier protein: protein MSGIEPRAIVEINQTASRYTSSIVIRVDNRSIDAKSILGLSFTLFGSQAYKLEIYGPDAEEAKAAMTEVFEKHGLSVEVLEG from the coding sequence ATGAGCGGGATCGAACCAAGAGCCATCGTGGAGATCAACCAGACGGCGAGCCGGTATACGTCGAGCATTGTCATCCGCGTGGACAACCGCAGCATCGACGCCAAGAGTATTCTCGGCCTGAGCTTTACGCTGTTCGGCAGCCAAGCCTACAAGCTCGAGATTTACGGGCCGGATGCGGAGGAGGCCAAAGCGGCCATGACCGAGGTCTTCGAGAAGCACGGGCTTTCGGTTGAAGTACTGGAAGGCTGA